From a single Nicotiana tomentosiformis chromosome 2, ASM39032v3, whole genome shotgun sequence genomic region:
- the LOC104106277 gene encoding auxin-responsive protein SAUR50-like: MFKIIGEEIRSKGLITLKLLIKKLIKNIIKSHLQFSPRRENGVEFVKFPRVNNEEVVPDDVKEGHFAVFAVNTGSEETRKRFILELNWLTNPAFLRLLKLAEEEYGFRQKGVLEIPCPPEELEKIILQLKIERN; encoded by the coding sequence ATGTTCAAGATAATTGGAGAAGAAATTAGAAGCAAAGGCTTGATAACACTTAAGCTTTTAATCAAGAAGCTGATCAAGAATATCATCAAGAGTCATCTTCAATTTTCACCCCGTCGCGAAAATGGAGTTGAATTTGTAAAATTTCCAAGAGTAAACAATGAAGAAGTAGTACCAGATGATGTAAAGGAAGGACACTTTGCTGTTTTTGCAGTAAACACAGGTAGTGAGGAGACAAGAAAAAGGTTTATTTTAGAGTTGAATTGGCTAACAAATCCAGCATTCTTGAGATTATTAAAGCTGGCTGAAGAAGAATATGGATTCAGACAGAAGGGTGTTCTTGAAATCCCTTGTCCACCAGAGGAATTAGAGAAGATTATTCTGCAGCTGAAGATTGAAAGAAATTAA